A DNA window from Arachis hypogaea cultivar Tifrunner chromosome 18, arahy.Tifrunner.gnm2.J5K5, whole genome shotgun sequence contains the following coding sequences:
- the LOC112769279 gene encoding probable sodium/metabolite cotransporter BASS1, chloroplastic has protein sequence MQALLACFPHPHGNPLLKFNSQSQRLNSLPTLISTSKFFPPQPQIFLYPSSFVLNTPKSPTIRAPKHGQVRCGISSNGNTSNEKKGVKEWFEVCGEALSNAFPLWVTLGCVLGLVRPNCFSWVTPRLNIVGLTIIMVGMGMTLTLDDLRGALSMNKEVLSGFVLQYSVMPLSGFFVSKLLNLPSHYAAGLILVACCPGGTASNLVTYLARGNVALSVIMTAASTLTAVVMTPLLTAKLAGKYVAVDGSGLLISTLQVVLLPVLAGALLNQYFQPLVKLVSRLMPPMAVATVAILCGNAIAQSSSAILMSGGQVILASSLLHASGFFFGYILARMLGLDVTTSRTISIEVGMQNSVLGIVLATQHFGDPLTVVPCAISSVCHNIFGSILAGIWRHSAPAEKKD, from the exons atgCAAGCATTACTTGCATGCTTTCCACATCCTCATGGAAACCCACTTCTCAAATTCAATTCACAATCACAAAGACTAAATTCTTTGCCCACTTTGATTTCCACTTCCAAGTTCTTCCCACCCCAACCTCAAATTTTTCTTTACCCTTCTAGTTTTGTTCTTAACACACCAAAATCACCCACAATTCGAGCCCCAAAACATGGTCAAGTTCGTTGTGGCATTTCGTCGAACGGGAACACTTCAAACGAGAAAAAAGGTGTTAAGGAGTGGTTTGAGGTATGTGGTGAGGCACTTTCAAATGCGTTTCCTTTGTGGGTGACTCTTGGGTGCGTGTTGGGGTTGGTGAGACCCAATTGCTTCAGTTGGGTCACTCCAAGATTGAACATTGTGGGACTCACCATAATTATGGTTGGTATGGGTATGACACTCACACTTGATGATCTTCGTGGTGCTCTTTCTATGAACAAAGAAGTACTGTCTGGTTTTGTGCTTCAATACTCG GTGATGCCATTATCGGGATTCTTTGTAAGCAAACTCTTAAACCTTCCATCACATTATGCAGCAGGTTTAATATTAGTTGCCTGCTGTCCTGGTG GCACGGCGAGTAACCTTGTTACTTATCTTGCACG CGGAAATGTTGCACTTTCGGTGATAATGACGGCTGCAAGCACTCTAACAGCTGTG GTCATGACTCCTTTATTGACAGCTAAACTTGCGGGCAAGTATGTAGCTGTGGATGGATCTGGTTTATTGATTTCAACATTGCAA GTTGTGCTGCTTCCTGTATTGGCCGGCGCATTGCTGAACCAATATTTCCAACCTCTTGTTAAATTAGTCTCTCGGCTGATGCCACCCATGGCAGTAGCAACTGTGGCAATCTTATGTGGAAATGCAATCGCGCAAAGTTCTTCAGCAATCCTTATGTCTGGTGGACAAGTAATTTTAGCATCCTCCCTTCTTCACGCTTCCGGATTTTTCTTCGGATATATACTTGCAAGAATGCTTGGGCTAGATGTGACAACATCGCGAACCATATCTATTGAGGTTGGCATGCAG AACTCTGTTCTTGGAATTGTTCTGGCTACTCAGCACTTTGGGGATCCCTTAACTGTGGTACCCTGCGCCATTTCGAGTGTGTGTCACAATATCTTTGGTAGCATTCTTGCCGGAATTTGGCGACACTCTGCGCCTGCCGAGAAAAAGGATTGA